A genomic stretch from Hydrogenimonas urashimensis includes:
- a CDS encoding archaemetzincin family Zn-dependent metalloprotease: protein MTGCLMTLVPFFEGRPDYRDFLEERLKEIFGLPVRWHAPLNLPGESYDGSRGQFRAATLLAAACASRSEEGEIVLGITDRDIYEGHLNFVFGLATSLYRCAVISTARLSNSFYDLPPDNTLYLRRIVTEAVHEIGHTLGLDHCPDPHCVMHFSNSLADTDRKGYRFCPVCRERVDAALLRCRKDQ from the coding sequence ATGACGGGCTGTTTGATGACGCTGGTCCCCTTTTTCGAGGGAAGGCCCGATTATCGCGATTTTCTCGAAGAGAGACTGAAGGAGATTTTCGGACTGCCGGTTCGGTGGCATGCGCCGCTGAATCTGCCTGGTGAGAGTTACGATGGAAGCAGGGGGCAGTTCCGTGCCGCTACGCTGCTTGCGGCAGCCTGCGCGAGCCGAAGCGAAGAGGGTGAAATCGTGCTAGGTATAACCGACCGGGACATCTACGAAGGCCATCTAAACTTCGTTTTCGGCCTCGCCACCTCTTTGTACCGGTGTGCCGTCATTTCGACGGCGCGACTCTCGAACAGCTTCTATGACCTTCCGCCCGACAATACGCTCTATCTCAGGCGCATCGTCACCGAAGCGGTGCATGAAATAGGGCATACCCTCGGCCTCGATCACTGCCCCGACCCGCACTGTGTGATGCATTTTTCCAATTCCCTGGCCGACACCGACAGAAAGGGGTACCGTTTCTGCCCGGTCTGCCGCGAGCGTGTCGACGCCGCGCTGCTTCGCTGTCGCAAAGATCAATGA
- a CDS encoding TolC family protein: protein MRVIGHSSLATIGGALHKSFVATLLYLAFITPVVHAQTYRQIIADVDNALALKSADELVLAAGLQAEASKGKNLPSLDAHLEAVHLKDDPVMYLHFPSFPGQSTGAIPMATKSQWRGDLTLSYPLFTGFAVTAAIDKAAFEHALTALKRDDLKRNLYLQATRLYTAIYATEKILDAKEKAQMAIEEAYKKAKGLYDNGLLPPADLYNIEARKFAIDADITETKNRKSQLMNRLSYLIDRPVDSIDTLETGGNPLNKEQLIQTALASREDIRALKTSLKIDESMEKLAKSRYYPTVGVAAALKKHGDTLELNGDGYTNADQSYVGASMQWNLFSGFGDEKRVEAMRRKILAAKLALNDYQKRVRMELNNAFLNLAALQSKLTSARMETKAQEEYYRLTLGRFENQLASADELSRSIADLAAARAKVSAIKSEIFNQRATIWLMSGLESFKRAFFMKNH, encoded by the coding sequence ATGAGAGTTATCGGTCACTCGTCACTGGCAACGATTGGGGGGGCGCTTCACAAATCTTTCGTTGCCACTCTCCTGTATCTTGCTTTCATCACCCCTGTCGTTCATGCCCAAACCTATCGGCAGATCATTGCCGATGTCGACAACGCCCTGGCACTCAAAAGCGCCGACGAACTCGTCTTGGCGGCAGGATTGCAGGCCGAGGCTTCGAAAGGGAAAAACCTCCCTTCACTCGATGCGCATCTTGAAGCGGTCCACCTGAAAGACGATCCGGTCATGTACCTTCACTTTCCCTCCTTTCCCGGTCAGAGCACAGGAGCGATCCCAATGGCGACCAAATCACAATGGCGAGGCGATCTGACCCTCTCCTACCCGCTTTTTACAGGCTTCGCCGTCACAGCGGCGATCGACAAAGCGGCATTCGAACACGCATTGACGGCATTGAAACGCGACGATTTAAAACGCAATCTCTACCTGCAGGCGACCCGGCTTTATACGGCCATCTATGCGACCGAAAAAATTCTCGACGCCAAGGAAAAAGCGCAAATGGCTATCGAAGAGGCCTACAAAAAGGCCAAAGGCCTTTATGATAACGGTCTGCTTCCGCCTGCGGACCTGTATAATATCGAAGCCAGAAAATTCGCCATCGACGCCGACATCACCGAGACGAAGAATCGAAAATCACAACTGATGAACCGGCTCTCCTATCTCATCGATCGCCCCGTCGATTCCATCGACACCCTTGAAACGGGTGGAAATCCCCTCAATAAAGAGCAACTCATTCAAACGGCCCTTGCGTCGCGGGAAGATATCCGCGCACTGAAAACCTCGCTGAAGATCGATGAATCGATGGAGAAACTGGCCAAAAGCCGTTACTATCCTACCGTCGGTGTAGCGGCCGCTTTGAAAAAACACGGCGACACCCTCGAACTCAACGGAGACGGCTACACCAACGCCGATCAGAGTTATGTGGGCGCTTCGATGCAGTGGAACCTCTTCAGCGGCTTTGGTGATGAAAAACGTGTCGAAGCGATGCGCCGAAAGATCCTCGCAGCGAAGCTGGCGCTCAACGATTATCAAAAGCGCGTGAGGATGGAGCTGAACAATGCCTTTTTGAACCTGGCCGCCCTGCAGTCGAAGCTGACCAGTGCCCGGATGGAGACGAAGGCGCAGGAGGAGTACTACAGACTCACTCTGGGCCGTTTTGAAAACCAGCTGGCCAGCGCCGACGAGTTGAGCCGTTCAATCGCCGATCTGGCCGCTGCCAGGGCGAAAGTGTCGGCGATTAAAAGCGAGATTTTCAACCAGAGAGCGACCATCTGGCTGATGAGCGGACTCGAAAGTTTCAAACGGGCGTTCTTCATGAAAAATCATTGA